From the Solibacillus sp. FSL R5-0449 genome, one window contains:
- a CDS encoding glycosyltransferase — MEQVIVMIPALNPLPALLQFVRKLNALPISQIIIINDGSAERYNVLFEQLRQEGCEVLTHDKNLGKGRALKTGMEYILKSRLRAKGIITVGAHGQHSLLDVEQVLSSTKIFSDGIILGIRDFKDSDYPFISKLQNRAYSMMFELLIRKRLLDIQTGLRYIPRVHLPWLCKVKGESYHYDTNMLIEAIRRKVPVYEVPIGHAKLRKNSIIYYDEVLNPTKIFQQLWLNFLHKRHNTK; from the coding sequence ATGGAGCAAGTGATTGTTATGATTCCAGCATTAAACCCACTACCGGCCCTTCTTCAATTTGTCAGGAAACTGAATGCATTGCCTATTTCCCAAATTATTATCATTAATGATGGCAGTGCAGAAAGATATAACGTTCTTTTTGAACAATTGCGGCAAGAAGGCTGCGAAGTATTAACACATGACAAAAACCTGGGGAAAGGCCGCGCGCTAAAAACCGGGATGGAGTATATACTGAAATCACGATTGCGGGCAAAGGGGATTATTACGGTAGGTGCACATGGCCAGCATTCGTTATTGGATGTGGAGCAGGTATTATCGAGTACGAAAATTTTTTCGGACGGGATTATACTAGGTATTCGTGACTTCAAGGATTCCGACTATCCGTTCATTAGTAAACTTCAAAACCGCGCCTATTCGATGATGTTTGAGCTGCTTATCCGTAAACGTTTGCTCGACATCCAAACAGGGTTACGCTATATCCCAAGAGTCCATCTGCCATGGCTTTGTAAAGTAAAGGGGGAGTCGTATCACTATGATACAAACATGCTCATTGAGGCGATAAGACGAAAAGTCCCTGTCTACGAGGTGCCGATCGGTCATGCAAAGCTCCGTAAAAATTCAATTATTTACTATGATGAAGTATTGAATCCGACAAAAATATTCCAGCAGCTTTGGTTAAATTTCCTACATAAAAGGCACAATACGAAATGA
- a CDS encoding YkvA family protein produces MSEQYNFEKMIEGQDQHYSDKKFLHKMKKFGGGLGYKAMQAAATLYVALRSPDMPKSSKLIVLGALGYFILPFDLVVDFLPLFGLTDDAFVILTALGKVYLSITDEMKDEAKELIEGKLGSQEDVVQ; encoded by the coding sequence ATGAGCGAACAATATAATTTTGAAAAAATGATTGAAGGTCAAGATCAACATTATTCAGATAAAAAGTTCCTGCATAAAATGAAGAAATTCGGTGGAGGGTTAGGCTATAAAGCGATGCAGGCAGCTGCCACACTTTACGTTGCCCTGCGTAGTCCGGACATGCCGAAATCAAGCAAGCTCATTGTTTTGGGAGCGCTTGGGTACTTTATTTTACCATTCGATTTAGTAGTCGATTTTCTACCTTTGTTCGGTTTAACCGATGATGCATTTGTCATTTTAACTGCGCTGGGGAAAGTGTATTTGTCGATCACAGATGAGATGAAGGATGAAGCAAAAGAGCTAATCGAAGGAAAGCTGGGAAGTCAGGAAGACGTAGTGCAATAA
- a CDS encoding BadF/BadG/BcrA/BcrD ATPase family protein, with product MSNRYVLAVDGGASKTVMTIRSTDGRELFTATSTGSNYQAVGIGNVQHVFTGLLRSAAAHLPSLFIDVAIFALSGIDTDQDKKIIEEIIEESIARSPFTFGQVLIENDVEATLKGLGKSDISLLISGTGAICYSLMNDKISRGGGWGHRIGDEGSGYWIGKHIAKAIFRAADGRNKPTILTELVLAGHHVHSTDELFNLIYSADYTNARLASFSSYLQQAVEMGDAVAQKIMQKAADELVLLAATTLKNAGYANNEHTLFLNGGILKNNPGLVELITAQLHKTHPNITLKLCEEKPIEAIFNRGLRELNGAQSVK from the coding sequence ATGAGTAATCGTTATGTATTAGCCGTTGACGGTGGTGCATCAAAAACAGTAATGACCATTCGTTCTACAGATGGACGTGAACTATTTACCGCAACTTCCACGGGATCGAATTACCAGGCGGTGGGGATTGGAAATGTCCAACACGTATTTACCGGTCTGCTGAGGAGTGCAGCAGCCCATTTACCGAGCCTGTTTATTGATGTAGCCATTTTTGCACTATCCGGCATTGATACAGATCAGGATAAAAAGATTATTGAAGAAATTATTGAAGAAAGTATCGCCCGATCCCCTTTTACATTCGGTCAAGTTTTAATAGAAAATGATGTTGAAGCGACTTTAAAGGGACTTGGGAAAAGTGATATAAGCCTGCTTATTTCGGGCACAGGGGCGATTTGCTATAGCCTCATGAATGACAAGATTAGTCGTGGCGGCGGCTGGGGGCACCGGATTGGTGATGAAGGTAGCGGCTACTGGATCGGAAAACATATTGCGAAGGCGATTTTCCGCGCTGCTGATGGACGCAACAAGCCGACCATATTAACAGAGCTTGTTTTGGCAGGTCATCATGTTCACAGCACAGATGAATTGTTCAACCTTATTTATTCAGCGGATTATACAAATGCCCGATTGGCTAGCTTCAGTTCCTATTTGCAGCAGGCGGTCGAAATGGGGGATGCCGTTGCACAAAAAATTATGCAAAAAGCAGCGGATGAACTTGTTTTATTGGCAGCAACGACATTAAAAAATGCAGGCTATGCAAACAATGAACATACACTGTTTTTAAATGGCGGCATTTTAAAAAATAACCCCGGGCTTGTTGAATTAATAACTGCTCAGCTCCATAAAACACATCCTAATATTACGTTAAAGCTATGTGAGGAAAAACCGATTGAAGCTATTTTCAATCGCGGCTTGCGCGAATTAAACGGTGCCCAGTCTGTAAAATAA
- the argH gene encoding argininosuccinate lyase, with amino-acid sequence MFFQNYRNLINEKEGILFPSNSYRQMVLQPAYDEARKHFLDAMLQIHIAHLKMLEEQELVTPENARRIGQAIQKLDLEYYKTRDYNPQFEDLFFRIENKLIELGGDISGNLHIGRSRNDMGIAIYRMTLRKKLLSLMQELLNLRQSLIVFAEEHVETIMIGYTHTQQAQPTTFAHYLKAVIDQLTRDYKRMQAAYNTINRSSMGAAALTTTGFPISRERVQELLAFDDLIENAWDAVAGADYIAEAASIVQLAALNLGRTSQDFLLWATQEFNAFKLASPYVQISSIMPQKRNPVSIEHTRSLLSSVVGDAATVLQMVHNTPFGDIVDTEDDMQPYLWRAIDRLGGIYKLFASMILTMDVNKENLLKRAQNSFANVTELADSLVRSEGISFRQSHKIVSLCVRDLMANNKESLASLTWNLANEKCLEVTGKPLQINEIAFYQAIQPEYFVNIRTLKGGPAPSTMRKSLKQAQEDTVHLENWLREKTEAILKAENRLEQILKGWTEHE; translated from the coding sequence ATGTTCTTTCAGAATTACCGCAATCTAATAAATGAAAAAGAAGGAATTTTATTTCCTTCCAACAGTTATCGTCAAATGGTTTTACAGCCCGCTTACGATGAGGCTCGCAAGCATTTTTTGGATGCGATGCTTCAAATTCATATTGCCCATTTAAAGATGCTTGAAGAACAGGAATTGGTTACCCCAGAAAATGCACGCCGTATCGGTCAGGCGATTCAAAAACTTGATCTGGAATATTATAAAACCCGCGATTATAACCCGCAGTTTGAAGATTTATTTTTCCGCATTGAAAACAAGCTAATCGAACTTGGAGGCGATATTTCAGGAAATTTACATATCGGACGCAGCAGAAACGATATGGGAATCGCCATTTACCGTATGACTCTTCGGAAAAAGTTGCTTTCGCTCATGCAGGAACTTTTAAATTTACGTCAATCACTAATCGTCTTTGCCGAAGAGCATGTAGAGACGATCATGATTGGCTATACACATACACAGCAGGCGCAGCCGACAACATTTGCCCATTATTTAAAGGCTGTCATCGACCAGTTGACCAGGGACTATAAACGAATGCAGGCCGCATACAATACGATTAACCGCAGCAGTATGGGCGCGGCGGCTTTGACAACAACTGGGTTCCCGATCAGCCGCGAGCGAGTACAGGAATTGCTTGCTTTTGATGACTTAATCGAAAATGCCTGGGATGCTGTAGCCGGTGCTGACTACATCGCGGAAGCAGCTAGTATCGTACAGCTCGCTGCATTAAATTTAGGGCGCACATCACAGGACTTTTTACTATGGGCAACGCAGGAATTCAATGCTTTTAAGCTCGCGAGTCCTTATGTGCAGATCAGCTCCATCATGCCTCAAAAGCGCAACCCGGTCTCAATCGAGCATACACGTTCGTTGCTCTCATCAGTTGTCGGGGATGCGGCAACAGTGTTACAGATGGTCCACAATACACCGTTTGGAGATATTGTCGATACGGAAGACGATATGCAACCTTATTTATGGCGGGCAATTGACCGTTTAGGCGGGATTTATAAGCTATTTGCAAGTATGATCCTCACGATGGACGTGAATAAGGAAAATTTACTGAAACGTGCGCAAAACAGCTTTGCCAACGTAACAGAGCTTGCCGATTCCCTCGTACGCTCCGAAGGTATTTCCTTCCGCCAGTCACATAAAATCGTCAGCCTATGTGTGCGGGATCTGATGGCAAATAATAAAGAATCGCTCGCAAGCCTGACATGGAATTTGGCAAACGAGAAATGCCTGGAAGTAACGGGAAAGCCGCTTCAAATTAATGAGATTGCCTTTTACCAGGCTATCCAGCCGGAGTATTTCGTTAATATACGTACATTAAAGGGAGGGCCTGCGCCTTCAACAATGCGAAAGTCGCTCAAACAGGCACAAGAAGATACGGTCCATCTTGAAAATTGGCTGCGAGAAAAAACAGAGGCCATTTTAAAAGCAGAAAATCGATTGGAACAAATTTTAAAGGGGTGGACGGAACATGAGTAA
- a CDS encoding DMT family transporter, whose product MKQNWIYPLLIVIAASSYGVLSTIVKVAMQHGYTSAEAVTSQYFVGFLLALVLFVVTQRTLPKLSRKGAITLILAGICTAVTGIFYGQSLNYLPASLAVVMLFQFTWIGLFMDCFLKRRLPTRIELISLVFLFVGTILAAGVIDVDLSQIAWQGWALGLLAAFTFAAFMQFNAQPVEGVTTIGRTFILSIVSLIIVSIFLSPEIVWNGQLTGGLWKFGLALGLFGIILPILLYSIAAPKVGGALVPILSAMELPVAITVSVIVLNENLTLLQVFGIVFVLFGMVLPSYFASRKVRIIDQTQQLS is encoded by the coding sequence ATGAAACAAAACTGGATTTACCCGCTATTAATCGTAATAGCGGCTAGTAGTTACGGAGTTTTATCAACAATTGTAAAAGTTGCGATGCAGCATGGCTATACTTCGGCAGAAGCTGTGACAAGCCAATATTTCGTTGGATTTTTACTCGCACTCGTGCTCTTTGTTGTAACACAACGCACATTACCGAAGCTATCAAGAAAAGGTGCCATTACTTTAATTTTAGCCGGAATATGTACAGCAGTTACCGGTATTTTTTACGGTCAGTCCCTTAATTATTTACCGGCATCATTGGCAGTTGTGATGCTGTTCCAATTCACATGGATTGGTTTATTCATGGACTGCTTTCTGAAAAGACGCCTGCCAACACGCATTGAATTAATTTCATTAGTATTTTTATTTGTAGGTACGATTTTGGCAGCCGGTGTCATTGATGTAGATTTATCGCAAATCGCTTGGCAGGGATGGGCACTAGGGTTACTCGCTGCCTTTACTTTTGCTGCCTTTATGCAGTTTAACGCTCAGCCTGTTGAAGGAGTGACGACGATCGGACGTACATTTATTTTATCTATTGTATCACTGATCATCGTTTCTATCTTTTTATCGCCTGAAATTGTATGGAACGGTCAATTGACTGGCGGCCTTTGGAAGTTTGGTCTGGCACTCGGGCTCTTCGGTATTATTTTGCCGATTTTACTATATTCGATTGCCGCGCCAAAAGTCGGCGGTGCACTTGTCCCGATTTTAAGTGCAATGGAACTGCCTGTAGCGATTACGGTATCGGTTATTGTATTAAATGAAAATTTAACACTTCTCCAAGTTTTCGGTATCGTATTTGTACTGTTCGGTATGGTTTTGCCATCCTATTTTGCTTCAAGAAAAGTACGTATCATCGATCAAACACAGCAACTGTCCTGA
- a CDS encoding GNAT family N-acetyltransferase: MTITIRQADRNDAKAVAPLIYDAIGDIANNLTGEEEVSQILAALEQYVTETTNRHSYLNTFVAEQQDEIVGIVVLYDGRLGYELDRQLEEQLAKKGIQTTLDVEAYMDEYYIDTICVSKNARGLGIGTLLLQFAEQKGKELGYEKISLNVELEKHDARRLYEKVGYRTTESWTIINEPFHHMVKLL; the protein is encoded by the coding sequence ATGACCATTACCATTCGACAAGCAGATCGAAATGACGCGAAAGCTGTTGCCCCTCTAATTTATGACGCAATCGGAGACATTGCAAACAATTTGACTGGTGAAGAAGAAGTTTCGCAGATTTTAGCTGCTTTAGAACAGTATGTCACAGAAACGACAAATCGACACAGCTATTTGAATACATTTGTAGCGGAACAACAGGATGAAATAGTAGGGATTGTCGTGCTTTATGATGGCCGTCTCGGATACGAGCTCGATCGTCAGCTAGAAGAACAACTAGCCAAAAAGGGAATACAGACTACATTGGACGTTGAAGCATATATGGATGAATATTACATCGATACCATTTGTGTCTCAAAAAATGCACGTGGTCTTGGCATCGGTACGCTCCTATTGCAATTTGCCGAGCAAAAAGGCAAAGAGCTTGGGTACGAAAAGATTTCTCTAAATGTGGAACTAGAGAAACACGATGCACGACGCTTGTACGAAAAAGTAGGTTATCGTACTACTGAAAGCTGGACAATAATTAATGAGCCATTTCATCATATGGTGAAGTTGCTATAG
- a CDS encoding carbohydrate kinase — protein MSQIDKEFILVYGDAFVDYIANDQTNTSFTKYLGGATINVAAGISRIGAPSALITITGDDETSEFCRQEITKEGVNLDFAVFDAKKRVSGVYVHLTEKCERVFKDYVDETPNLQVTPQQLQEEAFKRASILNVCSGTMFEETALKTTRAAVDMAKDKGAIIAIDANIRPLRWESEEVCRETITSFFEDADILKLTDEELYFLTETTTIEEGLQKLDELLVPIVLVTVGADGAYAVLNGEVTHVPVERVVPVDTTGAGDAFMAGVLRYVHFNGLPTVTEDLVSCVAFGNKLGAMAATKAGALTALPSYEEIKHLIK, from the coding sequence ATGAGTCAAATAGACAAAGAATTCATCTTAGTTTATGGAGATGCATTCGTTGATTATATTGCAAATGATCAGACCAATACTTCATTTACGAAGTACTTAGGTGGCGCAACAATCAATGTTGCAGCAGGGATTAGTCGTATTGGGGCACCGTCAGCACTTATTACAATTACAGGCGATGACGAAACATCGGAATTTTGCCGTCAGGAGATTACAAAAGAAGGTGTGAATCTTGATTTCGCTGTATTTGATGCGAAGAAGCGTGTAAGTGGTGTATATGTGCATTTAACTGAAAAATGTGAGCGAGTATTTAAAGATTATGTCGATGAGACGCCGAATTTACAAGTAACACCTCAGCAATTACAGGAAGAAGCATTCAAACGTGCTTCGATTTTAAATGTTTGTTCAGGAACGATGTTTGAAGAAACAGCATTAAAAACAACACGTGCCGCAGTGGATATGGCTAAGGATAAGGGAGCGATCATCGCAATCGATGCGAATATCCGCCCGCTTCGTTGGGAATCCGAGGAAGTCTGCCGTGAGACGATTACTTCATTCTTTGAAGATGCAGATATTTTAAAGCTAACTGATGAGGAATTATATTTCCTTACAGAAACAACAACAATTGAAGAAGGTCTTCAAAAGTTGGATGAGCTGTTAGTACCGATTGTGCTTGTTACAGTTGGCGCTGATGGAGCTTATGCCGTATTAAACGGCGAAGTAACACATGTTCCCGTTGAACGAGTTGTTCCTGTAGATACAACAGGCGCAGGCGATGCGTTTATGGCTGGTGTACTCCGCTATGTTCATTTCAATGGTTTACCTACAGTAACAGAAGATTTAGTAAGCTGTGTCGCATTCGGCAACAAGCTGGGCGCAATGGCGGCAACTAAAGCCGGTGCATTAACGGCACTGCCAAGCTACGAGGAAATTAAGCATTTAATTAAATAA
- a CDS encoding helix-turn-helix transcriptional regulator, translating to MTNFQFAAIFTERRKQLKVTQEEIARHVGVSRAAVSKWEKGQSYPDIGLLPKLATFFNTSIDALLGYEPQLTDERILKMYAELAQHFSKEPFAEVDAAIDRLIDEYYSCFPFLLKMAQLYVNYFNLAQKKEALADKIQDLCKRVKEFSGNYRLKNEANLLEAYTYILKGEPQQVLELLGEDAVVQLGTEQLIATAQTMLGNIEKAKEIHQVHMYQHLLYMITNANEALGLEMKNIPYFEESVSRIETIIDIFHLDKLNIHNTLLFYIKAASGYAIQNNTNEAIRCIERYVKVCTQIKFPLQLTGDDYFYLLDGWIAKEVMLSTQTPRDEESIKKSIYESIAENPMLASVQNDTRFKSLLINLKHHLKI from the coding sequence ATGACGAATTTTCAATTTGCGGCCATTTTTACAGAACGCCGCAAGCAACTAAAAGTAACACAGGAAGAAATTGCGCGGCATGTCGGAGTATCAAGGGCAGCTGTTTCGAAGTGGGAGAAAGGGCAAAGCTATCCGGATATCGGACTGTTGCCGAAGCTTGCAACATTTTTCAATACTTCCATTGATGCACTGCTCGGTTATGAACCGCAATTGACGGATGAACGAATTTTAAAAATGTATGCGGAATTAGCACAGCATTTTTCAAAGGAACCATTTGCTGAAGTGGATGCAGCAATCGATCGGCTCATTGATGAATATTATAGCTGCTTCCCGTTTTTACTGAAGATGGCGCAGCTCTATGTCAATTATTTTAATCTCGCACAGAAAAAAGAAGCGCTTGCTGATAAAATTCAGGACCTTTGCAAACGTGTGAAGGAGTTCAGCGGAAATTACAGGCTGAAAAACGAGGCAAATTTACTGGAAGCATATACGTATATTTTAAAAGGGGAACCTCAGCAAGTGCTCGAATTATTAGGGGAAGACGCTGTAGTTCAGCTTGGGACTGAGCAGCTTATCGCAACGGCACAAACGATGCTTGGCAATATAGAAAAGGCGAAGGAAATTCATCAGGTCCACATGTATCAGCATTTACTGTATATGATAACGAATGCGAATGAAGCACTTGGGTTGGAAATGAAAAATATCCCGTATTTTGAAGAATCGGTCAGTCGGATTGAAACAATAATAGACATTTTTCATTTAGATAAATTGAATATACACAACACGCTTCTGTTTTATATAAAAGCAGCGAGCGGCTATGCAATACAAAATAATACAAATGAAGCAATTCGATGTATTGAACGCTATGTGAAAGTATGTACGCAAATTAAGTTTCCACTGCAGCTCACAGGAGACGATTATTTTTACTTGCTGGATGGCTGGATTGCAAAGGAAGTTATGTTGAGCACACAAACACCACGTGATGAGGAATCGATCAAAAAATCGATTTATGAAAGTATCGCCGAGAATCCAATGTTGGCCAGTGTGCAAAACGATACGCGCTTTAAAAGTTTACTCATCAATTTAAAACATCATTTGAAAATTTAA
- a CDS encoding PLD nuclease N-terminal domain-containing protein, which translates to MDQLSNIPWGLIAPLLVLQLVLAAVAIVDIVRSYETRGPKWVWVLVSLFVNTLGPIAYFLFGRKSQ; encoded by the coding sequence ATGGATCAATTATCGAATATTCCTTGGGGACTTATTGCGCCGTTATTAGTACTGCAATTGGTGCTTGCGGCGGTTGCCATTGTGGATATTGTACGCAGTTATGAGACGCGCGGCCCGAAATGGGTATGGGTGCTCGTATCATTATTTGTTAATACACTCGGACCGATTGCCTACTTTCTGTTCGGACGGAAAAGCCAATGA
- a CDS encoding ABC transporter ATP-binding protein, which translates to MICIEVNGLTKQFGAKKVVDDLSFTLPMHTSTALIGPNGAGKTTALSMLSNILEPTSGKINMPDVKDIRSAIGFLPQYPQYYSWLTALEYMEMVANLNGLEKRSLKSECKKMLEFVGLQDAMNKKTETFSGGMKQRLGIAQAIVHKPKLLLLDEPVSALDPVGRREVMNLLKEIQQQTTILYSTHILNDAEEMTDQLLFLRDGKLVEQGSLTEVKQKFEEPRFKITFTTPEEARQFASQSTLGAIAEGIAAYVEVFDERPSMQQLLQQLAASPYTVVKVERETASLEEIFMKVAGKHAAI; encoded by the coding sequence ATGATCTGCATTGAAGTGAATGGCCTCACAAAGCAATTTGGAGCAAAAAAAGTAGTGGATGATTTATCGTTCACTTTGCCGATGCATACTTCTACAGCGCTGATCGGTCCGAATGGCGCAGGGAAAACGACGGCGCTTTCGATGCTTTCCAATATACTGGAACCGACAAGCGGCAAGATCAACATGCCGGATGTAAAGGATATTCGCAGTGCAATCGGATTTTTACCACAATATCCGCAGTACTATTCCTGGCTGACTGCACTTGAATATATGGAGATGGTGGCTAATTTAAATGGCCTTGAAAAGCGTTCATTAAAAAGTGAATGCAAAAAGATGCTTGAATTTGTAGGTTTGCAGGATGCGATGAATAAAAAGACCGAGACATTTTCAGGAGGAATGAAGCAGCGTTTAGGTATTGCCCAGGCAATAGTGCACAAACCAAAGCTGCTGTTGCTGGATGAACCGGTATCGGCACTTGATCCGGTTGGACGTCGGGAAGTCATGAATTTATTGAAGGAAATTCAGCAGCAAACGACGATTTTGTACTCAACGCATATTTTGAACGATGCGGAGGAAATGACCGACCAGCTGCTGTTTTTGCGGGATGGAAAACTTGTTGAACAGGGGTCACTGACAGAGGTGAAGCAAAAGTTTGAGGAACCGCGTTTTAAAATAACGTTTACAACTCCGGAAGAGGCACGTCAATTTGCGAGTCAGTCTACATTAGGAGCTATTGCTGAAGGGATAGCGGCATATGTAGAAGTTTTTGATGAACGCCCATCGATGCAACAGCTGCTTCAGCAATTGGCGGCATCACCATATACAGTTGTAAAAGTGGAGCGGGAAACAGCAAGCTTGGAAGAAATTTTTATGAAGGTGGCGGGAAAGCATGCAGCAATTTAA
- a CDS encoding ABC transporter permease subunit: MQQFKALLLKEWRESVRSFKILWIPLVFVLLGISDPLMNYFMEDILQAVGNMPDGFMMTMPEFQPADLLIASTGQFQTIGLLVLITAYIGSVSRERQNGTATLLYVRPMSFTALFFSKWIVASTIAIISALAGYAGSMYYTALLYGTVDVTKFLAMLGTYCIWLLFVMALTVAMSAAFQTSVAATITIILIPVGLLIDTLIGGFWSITPWKLAKYGTGLLTDSVLMENYWYTLLVVLVLIVVIVLIGIQMSKKNIRYLKV; the protein is encoded by the coding sequence ATGCAGCAATTTAAAGCATTACTTTTAAAGGAATGGCGTGAAAGTGTTCGCAGCTTTAAAATTTTATGGATTCCGCTCGTTTTTGTACTTCTTGGAATTAGTGATCCGCTTATGAATTACTTCATGGAAGATATTTTGCAGGCGGTCGGCAATATGCCCGACGGATTTATGATGACAATGCCTGAATTTCAGCCGGCTGATCTGCTTATTGCATCAACGGGTCAATTTCAGACTATTGGACTGCTCGTATTAATTACTGCGTATATTGGTTCGGTAAGCCGGGAACGTCAAAATGGTACTGCGACCCTACTCTATGTTCGTCCGATGTCTTTTACGGCATTGTTTTTCAGTAAATGGATTGTTGCAAGCACAATTGCAATCATCAGTGCACTAGCGGGCTATGCGGGAAGCATGTATTATACGGCTCTCCTTTACGGGACTGTGGATGTAACAAAATTTCTGGCAATGCTCGGTACGTATTGCATATGGCTACTGTTTGTCATGGCACTAACTGTTGCTATGAGTGCAGCCTTCCAAACATCGGTCGCTGCTACTATTACAATTATTCTCATTCCAGTCGGCCTACTTATTGATACATTAATCGGCGGCTTTTGGAGTATCACACCGTGGAAGCTGGCAAAGTACGGAACAGGCCTCCTTACTGACAGTGTATTAATGGAAAATTACTGGTATACGCTACTTGTTGTTCTCGTCCTAATTGTTGTCATCGTATTAATCGGTATTCAAATGAGCAAGAAAAATATCCGATATTTAAAAGTATAA
- a CDS encoding DUF421 domain-containing protein: MILRASCAFFAILILARIIGKKQVSQLTFFHYVTGITFGSIAAEISTQVETPFLDGIVSLVVWAVLTIAVSYISFRSKNARILFDDKPQIVINNGVILNNELRKARLHPDELAMLLREQSIFSFDEVQYAVFETNGELSVLKKPLARTATTADVSVSAPSPQYLPMELITDGQIIRKNLNELQLTEDWLRKKLAKKNIHDVNKVYYAQILENGSLYISIKNASPPS, from the coding sequence ATGATTTTACGTGCAAGCTGTGCATTTTTCGCAATTTTAATACTCGCTCGTATTATCGGTAAAAAGCAAGTGAGTCAGCTCACTTTTTTCCACTATGTCACGGGTATCACTTTTGGTTCGATTGCTGCCGAAATTTCGACTCAAGTGGAAACCCCTTTTTTAGATGGTATCGTTTCTTTAGTAGTGTGGGCTGTATTAACAATTGCGGTCAGCTATATTTCATTCAGATCAAAAAACGCACGTATCCTTTTTGATGATAAACCACAGATTGTCATTAATAATGGTGTCATATTAAATAATGAATTGAGAAAAGCGCGGCTTCATCCGGACGAGCTTGCTATGCTGTTGCGTGAACAGAGTATTTTTTCATTTGATGAAGTACAGTATGCCGTTTTTGAAACAAACGGAGAACTAAGTGTCCTGAAAAAGCCGCTTGCCCGGACTGCAACAACAGCAGATGTTTCCGTATCTGCTCCTTCCCCGCAATACTTGCCGATGGAATTGATTACTGACGGACAAATTATTCGAAAAAATTTAAATGAACTTCAACTTACGGAAGACTGGCTCAGAAAAAAATTAGCAAAGAAAAATATCCATGACGTCAATAAAGTTTATTATGCGCAAATTTTAGAAAATGGATCACTCTATATTAGTATAAAAAATGCTAGTCCACCTTCATAA